The DNA segment TTTAAAGAACGAGATACGTGGCTAAAAATCGCTTCTTGTAAGTCTATTTCCGCTAAAAAAAGAGCAGTAATATGGCAAAAGGTTTCTACTTTTGGTTGCTTTGAAATGTCGATAGAACAAATTGTGAATATATTTTTTAGTTCAGATAAAAAAGAACAAATCAATATGGAGTTAGAAGAAGCCGATGTATATACAACAGAAGATGCAGAAATTATTTGTATTCTTGATGATAACTATCCAGATTTACTTAAAGAAATATATGAAGCACCACCCCTTTTATTTTGCAAAGGAAACACAGCACTACTAAAAAAACAAGCGATGGCAATGGTTGGTACAAGAAGAATGAGTGAGTATGGTAGAAAAGCATGTGCAATGATTGCAGGAGAGCTAGCTGAACTTAAATTAACAATTGTTAGCGGGCTTGCTCTCGGGATAGATGCAGAAGCACATAAAGCCAGCTTACGTAAAAGAGGTGATACTATTGCAGTACTCGGCTCTGGAGTGAGTAATATTTATCCACGTTCTAATGAATTTTTAGCAAATGAAATTATAGAACATGGACTTCTTATCAGTGAATATTTACCGAATCAAGAAGCTAGAAGATGGCACTTTCCAGAACGCAATCGGATTATTAGTGGACTAGCTTTAGGTACAGTAATTATCGAAGCTGCCGAGAGAAGTGGTTCTTTGATTACAGCTGATTATGCTCTGGAGCAAAATAGACAAGTTTTTGCAGTACCAGGTAATATTTTTACTGATACATCAAGAGGTACAAATCATTTAATCCAAGAAGGAGCGAAATTAGTCACAAATGCAAACAATATAATAGAAGAATTTTTTCAAATTAAGCCATAAAAGTAATGAAAATAACCTTTTTAAGTGATTTGGCTTGCAATTCCTGATTTTTTGAGATAAGTTTGCTAAAGAAAGCTGATTAAAAACAATAAAAATAGATTTTTTGATAAAATCCATTGACAAACAAAGTAGGAAGGGCTAATATTTACTACTGAATTATGTGAAAAGTCAGCATGCAAACTTATTGAACGCGAGGCTAGTACTTTGAGAAAATTACTACAACTGTTAAAGCCCGTGTATTGACCCAAATCAGGGAGGAATATATTGATATGGCAGATTATTTAGTGATTGTAGAGTCACCTGCAAAAGCAAAAACAATTGAAAAATATTTAGGTAAGAAATTTAAAGTCAAAGCTTCGATGGGACATGTTAGAGATTTACCAAAAAGCCAAATGGGCGTAGATACAGAACATGACTATGAACCACGTTATATTACGATTCGCGGAAAAGGCCCTGTTTTAAAAGAATTAAAACAAGCAGCTAAAAAAGCGAAAAAAGTCTATCTCGCAGCCGATCCAGATCGCGAAGGGGAAGCAATTGCGTGGCATCTAGCTAACAGTCTTGAGTTAGATCAATCAGACAAATTACGTGTAGTATTTAATGAAATAACCAAAGAAGCAGTCAAAGAATCATTCAAAACTCCTCGAAAAATTGATATGGATCTTGTAAATGCTCAGCAAGCTCGCAGGATTTTGGATCGCTTGGTTGGGTATAACATTAGTCCTATACTTTGGAAAAAAGTGAAAAAAGGTCTAAGTGCTGGACGAGTTCAATCAATAGCACTTCGCATCATTATTGATAGAGAAAAAGAAATAAATAATTTTAAACCCGAAGAATATTGGACAATTGATGGTAACTTCCTTAAAGGAAAGAAAAAATTCCAAGCTAATTTTTATGGAGTGGAAGGTAAAAAGAAAAAACTATCTACTGCGGATGATGTGAAAGAAGTAATGTCTGCAATTAAGGGAAAAACATTTGATGTAACAGATGTAACTAAAAAAGAACGACTTAGAAACCCAGCTGCTCCATTTACAACATCTAGTTTGCAACAAGAAGCAGCACGTAAATTAAATTATCGTACTAGAAAAACAATGATGCTTGCTCAACAATTATACGAAGGAATCACCCTTGGAAAACAGGGTACAGTAGGTTTAATCACT comes from the Listeria welshimeri serovar 6b str. SLCC5334 genome and includes:
- the dprA gene encoding DNA-processing protein DprA, yielding MNFKERDTWLKIASCKSISAKKRAVIWQKVSTFGCFEMSIEQIVNIFFSSDKKEQINMELEEADVYTTEDAEIICILDDNYPDLLKEIYEAPPLLFCKGNTALLKKQAMAMVGTRRMSEYGRKACAMIAGELAELKLTIVSGLALGIDAEAHKASLRKRGDTIAVLGSGVSNIYPRSNEFLANEIIEHGLLISEYLPNQEARRWHFPERNRIISGLALGTVIIEAAERSGSLITADYALEQNRQVFAVPGNIFTDTSRGTNHLIQEGAKLVTNANNIIEEFFQIKP